One bacterium genomic window, GAACACAAGAATAAAAGAAACCATCAACACGAAAACGACAGCGAGTCTTGAACCGTTCATCTGCACCCTCCTTCAGGGTAGAAGTGTAAGTCCGCTGCGGCCAGATATGGTTCGTGCATTTTGGACACCGTTGTAATATCTGTGGTTTAAAAATAAATTGCAACACCAATACTCTGAAATAAAGCAATAAAAAATGGTTCGGTATGTTTTAATCAAAGAATTCCACGGAGTTCACTCCGGGGTAGTTCATCGATTATCATGAGAAAATACCGGTAGCTCTGCAATTATCAGGGTAATCGGTTAATCATATCAATCAGCGGTTCGGACAATCACTATAAATCCATATTTTCGTTTATCCGTTTAAATCAGCAAACATGATTTCGCCGCTCCCCATAAAAAGGGGGGATGCCGCAGGCAGGGGGGATAACATATCCTGTATTGCCGCCTCCTCTCCCATTGCCGGCGGTCATATGAGAGTGTAGAAATCAATTCTTCGGATGTTCACTTTTTAAACATCACTGCCCCTTTTTTTACCACGATCCACAGGTTTACTCGCAGTTGTCATTTTGTATAAGCGGTATAATAACAATGATTAGCAGCAAGCTGAAATCTGCTGGCACCATTATTGCTCAATTTAAAAAAGTAAAAAACTATTATAAAACGGAGCGGTTTTATGAATTCATCTGGATTAATGCGATGCGGTAAAATATTTTTTGTCGGAATCATGGCGATGGCGGCTTCCGCGGCTGCCGAAACGGTTCAGCCTGATCCGTCGTACATCGACCTCAAGTTCATGATCGACAATCTGTGGATACTGATATCGACCATCCTGGTGTTTATCATGCACCTGGGATTTGCGACACTGGAATCCGGCCTGACGAGAGCGAAAAATACGGTCAATATTCTGTTCAAGAATGTCTCGATTGTGGCGATCGGGCTTCTGACCTATTCATGTGTCGGATTCAGCCTCATGTATCCCGGCGAATCGTTTGCGGGGGGATGGTTCGGGTTCTCCGGTTTCGGCATACGGCCTCCAGAGGGAGGGATGACGCTGGCGTACGGTAACTATACGTACTGGACCTATTTCATCTTTCAGGGGATGTTCGCGGCGACAGCGGCAACGATTGTATCGGGAGCGGTCGCGGAGCGGATAAAACTCTCCAGTTTTCTTATCTTCGCGGCGGTCTTTGTGGCTTTCGTATATCCGATCGTCGGTATGTGGGGGTGGGGCGGCGGCTGGCTTGGCAGGCTCGGCTTTCATGATTTCGCCGGTTCGACCTTTGTCCATTCAGTCGGCGGCTGGGCCGCGCTCGCGGGTATCATCGTGCTCGGTCCCAGAAACGGAAAATATGTGAACGGCCATGTGCGTCCTATCCCGGGACACAATATACCGCTTGCCGCAATCGGAGCATTCATTCTGTGGTTCGGATGGTACGGTTTCAACGGCGGATCGGTGTTGAAGGCCGACCCGGCTGCGGTTTCTCTGGTGTTTGTCACGACTTCTCTCGGTGCGGCCGCAGGTATCCTCGGCGCCGCCGCGACATCGTGGTTCATCCAGAAAAAGCCGGATATTTCGATGGTTTTGAACGGTTCCCTCGCCGGTCTTGTCAGTATAACCGCAGGCGCCGACTGTATTACTCCGCTCGAATCGGTCATCATCGGAATCATCGCCGGAATAGTGGTAGTCCTCGCGGTCCTGTTCTTTGAAAACGTTGTGAAGCTGGACGATCCGGTCGGAGCGACCTCGGTTCACCTCGTCAGCGGCATCTGGGGCACGCTTGCAGCCGGAATATTCGGTGAAGGTACGAGTGTCGTCGTGCAGCTCATCGGTATTGCGGCAATCGGAGCCGCGTGTCTTGTCACGGCGTTCACGATTCTGTTCGCGGTGAAATCACTGGTGGGAATCCGTGTCTCCGCGGAAGAGGAAATGCGCGGTCTCGATATCGGCGAACATGGCATGGAAGCGTATCCCGGTTTCCAGATTTTCGTGACCCAGTAACGGCCGACCCGGAAATACCGGGAATATTTATCTGAAAATGCATCTATGGTTCTTGGTGCCGAAGCCCCGGCCCGGTGTCGGGAATCTGTGTAAAGCAGTCTTTCCCGAATCTTTAATCGGGAATCCATATGAAGCCTGCTTACATTTTTCATCCTTCGTTGTGACCATCTACGGTCATGAGGGTTATTCGTATACAGTGAAACCGGTAATCGAGGAAACCGCCATGAAACTGATAATCGCCTATATACAGCCCCATGAGCTCAATAATGTCAAGCGGGAGCTCTACAGCAGGGAAATATTCAAGATATCCGTCACCAACGCTCTCGGCTGCGGTCAGCAGAGGGGGTATCACGAATCCTATCGCGGAGTCGACAGCGAAGTCAACCTCCTGAAAAAAATACGTCTCGAAATCGCGGTGAACGATACCTTTGTCGAGCCGTGCATCGAAGCGATCATCAAAGGCGCGAGAACGGGGCAGATCGGCGATGGCAAGATATTCATTCTCGATCTTCCCGAATGCATCCGGATACGGACCGGCGAAACCGGGAACGAAGCGATAGGATAAGCTCTCTTTGTGTTCCGTACACACACTTATCGGGACTGCACGGCAGAATCGGGATCGGCATGTGCTTTTTGAGCTTACCCTGAAGTGTGTGTTCTCCGCCGGATCATGAACCATATCCAGACACCCGTACACGCCATGAACAGCATTCCGACACCGGCAAGCACACGGTTCACTTCACCG contains:
- a CDS encoding ammonium transporter, with the translated sequence MIDNLWILISTILVFIMHLGFATLESGLTRAKNTVNILFKNVSIVAIGLLTYSCVGFSLMYPGESFAGGWFGFSGFGIRPPEGGMTLAYGNYTYWTYFIFQGMFAATAATIVSGAVAERIKLSSFLIFAAVFVAFVYPIVGMWGWGGGWLGRLGFHDFAGSTFVHSVGGWAALAGIIVLGPRNGKYVNGHVRPIPGHNIPLAAIGAFILWFGWYGFNGGSVLKADPAAVSLVFVTTSLGAAAGILGAAATSWFIQKKPDISMVLNGSLAGLVSITAGADCITPLESVIIGIIAGIVVVLAVLFFENVVKLDDPVGATSVHLVSGIWGTLAAGIFGEGTSVVVQLIGIAAIGAACLVTAFTILFAVKSLVGIRVSAEEEMRGLDIGEHGMEAYPGFQIFVTQ
- a CDS encoding P-II family nitrogen regulator; this translates as MKLIIAYIQPHELNNVKRELYSREIFKISVTNALGCGQQRGYHESYRGVDSEVNLLKKIRLEIAVNDTFVEPCIEAIIKGARTGQIGDGKIFILDLPECIRIRTGETGNEAIG